Proteins encoded together in one Microbacterium sp. zg-Y625 window:
- a CDS encoding anti-sigma factor has translation MSHLDPELAALIAMGEHDAATDEQSAHLAECLECADEVAAFAMAAGAARGALVQPPLLTPPPRVWEAIAAEVGFTPGGAQSPAADVTPASPVDAPTAHDAPAALDPALPASAAAPAAAPPPAPATDSQAHHAAPPTEPRPPADASSHGTPRSAASHRVPRRGRVRRLPLLLALAGTLAVVAMVIGVWATQNALAPNPQIVAEATLDGFPAHEGARGVALLEEVDGRNQVVVTLDATVPDDGYREVWLLADDGSDLVSLGVLEGSEGVFDVPAGVDLAKFSVVDVSQEAEDGDQTHSGDSIVRGALQPA, from the coding sequence ATGTCGCACCTTGACCCTGAACTGGCAGCCCTGATCGCCATGGGCGAGCACGACGCGGCCACCGACGAGCAGAGCGCCCACCTGGCCGAGTGCCTCGAGTGCGCCGACGAGGTCGCCGCGTTCGCGATGGCCGCGGGCGCTGCCCGCGGTGCACTCGTGCAGCCGCCCTTGCTGACGCCCCCGCCGCGCGTGTGGGAGGCCATCGCCGCCGAAGTCGGCTTCACGCCCGGGGGAGCGCAGTCTCCGGCGGCCGACGTGACGCCCGCTTCACCGGTGGACGCGCCGACCGCGCATGACGCCCCGGCCGCCCTGGACCCCGCGCTGCCGGCATCCGCCGCCGCTCCCGCCGCGGCGCCGCCGCCCGCCCCCGCGACGGACTCCCAGGCCCACCACGCCGCGCCGCCGACCGAGCCGCGGCCGCCGGCGGACGCGTCGTCGCACGGCACGCCGCGTTCGGCTGCCTCGCACCGGGTGCCTCGACGAGGGCGCGTGCGTCGACTTCCGCTGCTGCTCGCGCTGGCCGGCACGCTCGCCGTCGTCGCGATGGTCATCGGGGTGTGGGCCACGCAGAACGCCCTCGCGCCGAACCCGCAGATCGTCGCTGAGGCGACCCTCGACGGGTTCCCCGCCCACGAGGGTGCGCGCGGCGTCGCGCTGCTCGAAGAGGTGGACGGCCGCAATCAGGTGGTGGTGACCCTCGACGCCACCGTGCCCGACGACGGCTACCGAGAGGTGTGGCTGCTGGCCGACGACGGGTCGGATCTGGTGAGCCTCGGCGTGCTCGAGGGCAGCGAGGGCGTCTTCGACGTGCCCGCCGGTGTGGACCTCGCGAAGTTCAGTGTCGTCGACGTCTCGCAGGAAGCCGAGGACGGCGACCAGACGCACTCCGGCGACTCGATCGTCCGCGGCGCGCTGCAGCCTGCATGA
- a CDS encoding MFS transporter: MAHGEDDPRIAGTLWRFAPMIYGPTVLFALGEGAVIPLLPIFAADLGADLPTAALVASALVVGQLCGNIPAGWAVARLGERLTMTIAGTLSLAGVAGLIVAPSLPVLAAAVFLIGFCAAAFGLARHSFMTTRIPLAFRARALSLLGGTFRLGMFVGPFVAAALLGLFGDAHATVWFFGACLVATVLLVLLGPDPETAVAGARADSRVLEDSGEPVTGSIPVQERVGVFRTMWRHRGVLGRLGLAAASLSAMRSARQVVLPLWGVSIGLDAQTIALVVGISGAIDFALFYASGQVMDRFGRLWAALPAMVLMGAGFLALSFTHDADQAAMWFAMFAAVLGVGNGLSSGILLTLGADTAPKDDPAPYLGSWRTLTDAGGATAPLIVSALATFSLSVAAGAMGVLGLVGALAFVRWVPRFVPRARR; encoded by the coding sequence ATGGCTCACGGCGAAGACGATCCCCGCATCGCCGGGACCCTCTGGCGGTTCGCCCCGATGATCTACGGGCCCACGGTGCTCTTCGCCCTCGGCGAGGGGGCGGTGATCCCGCTGCTGCCGATCTTCGCGGCCGACCTCGGCGCCGATCTGCCCACGGCCGCGCTCGTGGCATCCGCTCTGGTCGTCGGTCAGCTGTGCGGGAACATCCCGGCCGGATGGGCCGTCGCCCGTCTCGGCGAGCGCCTCACCATGACCATCGCCGGCACCCTGTCACTGGCGGGTGTCGCCGGCCTGATCGTGGCCCCCTCCCTGCCCGTGCTCGCCGCGGCGGTGTTCCTCATCGGATTCTGCGCCGCGGCGTTCGGGCTGGCCCGCCACTCGTTCATGACGACGCGGATTCCGCTGGCCTTCCGCGCCCGCGCGCTGTCGCTTCTGGGGGGCACGTTCCGACTCGGCATGTTCGTGGGTCCGTTCGTGGCGGCGGCCCTGCTGGGCCTGTTCGGTGACGCCCACGCCACGGTCTGGTTCTTCGGCGCTTGCCTTGTCGCCACCGTGCTGCTGGTGCTGCTCGGGCCCGACCCCGAAACGGCGGTCGCGGGGGCTCGAGCGGACTCGCGCGTCTTAGAGGACAGCGGGGAGCCGGTGACCGGCTCCATCCCCGTGCAGGAGCGCGTGGGCGTCTTCCGCACCATGTGGCGCCACCGCGGCGTGCTGGGACGACTCGGACTGGCGGCGGCGTCACTTTCGGCGATGCGCTCGGCGCGTCAGGTGGTGCTGCCACTGTGGGGCGTGTCGATCGGTCTCGACGCGCAGACCATCGCGCTGGTCGTCGGCATCTCCGGCGCGATCGACTTCGCCCTGTTCTACGCCAGCGGCCAGGTGATGGACCGATTCGGGCGGCTGTGGGCGGCGCTGCCGGCCATGGTGCTCATGGGCGCCGGGTTCCTCGCGCTGTCATTCACCCACGATGCCGATCAGGCGGCCATGTGGTTCGCGATGTTCGCCGCCGTGCTCGGCGTCGGCAACGGGCTCTCGAGCGGCATCCTGCTGACCCTCGGCGCCGACACCGCACCGAAGGACGACCCGGCGCCCTATCTGGGCTCCTGGCGGACATTGACGGATGCCGGTGGCGCGACCGCTCCCCTGATCGTCTCGGCGCTGGCCACGTTCTCCCTCTCCGTCGCGGCGGGGGCCATGGGCGTGCTGGGACTGGTGGGCGCCCTCGCCTTCGTGCGCTGGGTGCCCCGGTTCGTGCCGCGGGCGCGCCGGTGA
- a CDS encoding RNA polymerase sigma factor, which produces MTFVVDAAGCDARREKLIEDDGALATRFRAGDPEALKTMYDRWSRLVFTVAVRSLGDQTEAEDVTQRTFVSAWTSREAFDEDRGNLGGWLVGIARRRIADAHEARSRAARLEDAVTAEALAPAPDPVDVEDSLMIAQEIEHLEPDAQHVMRLAFYDDLTHAQIADRLAMPLGTVKSHIRRSLSRLRARLEAADVAP; this is translated from the coding sequence ATGACCTTCGTCGTGGATGCTGCGGGCTGCGACGCACGGAGGGAGAAGCTCATCGAGGACGACGGCGCCCTGGCGACACGCTTCCGCGCGGGGGATCCCGAGGCGCTGAAGACGATGTACGACCGCTGGTCGCGCCTCGTGTTCACGGTTGCCGTGCGTTCGCTCGGTGACCAGACCGAGGCCGAGGACGTCACGCAGCGCACGTTCGTCTCGGCCTGGACCTCTCGCGAGGCGTTCGACGAAGACCGCGGCAACCTCGGCGGGTGGCTCGTCGGCATCGCCCGCCGCCGCATCGCCGACGCGCATGAAGCCCGTTCGCGCGCGGCACGCCTCGAGGACGCGGTGACGGCGGAAGCGCTCGCGCCCGCTCCCGACCCGGTGGACGTCGAGGACTCGCTGATGATCGCGCAGGAGATCGAGCATCTCGAGCCCGACGCGCAGCATGTCATGCGGCTGGCGTTCTACGACGATCTCACCCACGCCCAGATCGCCGACCGGCTCGCCATGCCCCTGGGTACGGTGAAGAGTCACATCCGACGAAGTCTGTCCCGGCTGCGCGCACGATTGGAGGCCGCCGATGTCGCACCTTGA
- a CDS encoding class F sortase, with amino-acid sequence MAAVLAVALTLAACSPPDAEGGVPAPSSAAARTETAAPTPAVQIPVTPATPPPVQAPSAAPEQLASAELGIDMPVVPVGVQDDGSMEIPVDPSVAGWYRYGPAPADADGATVLAAHVDSRVYGIGPLSVLRDAQPGQTLQVTDADGAVTVYTVESVTYIPRAELPVDQLFDRDGPRSLVVITCGGEFDEQSRTYSDNVVLVARASS; translated from the coding sequence GTGGCCGCTGTGCTCGCGGTGGCGCTCACCCTCGCGGCATGCTCACCCCCCGACGCGGAGGGCGGGGTCCCGGCCCCGTCCTCCGCGGCGGCGCGCACCGAGACGGCGGCGCCGACGCCGGCGGTGCAGATTCCCGTCACGCCAGCGACGCCTCCGCCGGTGCAGGCGCCGAGTGCCGCTCCCGAGCAGCTGGCGTCCGCCGAACTCGGGATCGATATGCCCGTGGTGCCGGTCGGTGTGCAGGACGACGGGTCGATGGAGATCCCGGTCGACCCGTCGGTCGCGGGCTGGTACCGGTACGGGCCGGCGCCGGCCGACGCCGACGGCGCCACCGTGCTCGCCGCACACGTGGATTCCCGCGTCTACGGCATCGGCCCCCTCTCGGTGCTGCGGGACGCGCAGCCCGGCCAGACCCTCCAGGTCACCGACGCAGACGGCGCCGTGACCGTGTACACGGTCGAGAGCGTCACCTACATCCCGCGGGCCGAGCTTCCCGTCGACCAGCTGTTCGACCGCGACGGCCCCCGCAGCCTCGTGGTCATCACCTGCGGAGGTGAGTTCGACGAGCAGAGCCGCACGTACAGCGATAACGTGGTGCTGGTCGCGCGGGCATCGTCATGA
- the ftsE gene encoding cell division ATP-binding protein FtsE, whose translation MIRFENVTKRYRGTSKPALSDVDFEVQRGEFVFLVGASGSGKSSCLRLILREDSPSEGRVVVLGRDLRTLSNRKVPYFRRHIGSVFQDFRLLPNKTVFQNVAFTLQVIGSSRAFIQQAVPEVLALVGLEGKQKRLPHELSGGEQQRVAIARALVNRPQILLADEPTGNLDPATSVDIMQLLARINAGGTTVLMATHEAGFVDQMQRRVIELSGGVMVRDERHGGYGDTSAIPSLMPVEEKGAAAVAALTAVLELQREIIGTSASDIAAAAPNGSTVRVTTVTQASVTPPAASEQAARAAEPPYQVAESTPPRASQAAEPAASVLPATADAPAADAVDPSPRTSPVTIELPPVELDELGLADRLGLGGRSSDDEVGPTS comes from the coding sequence ATGATCCGGTTCGAGAACGTCACGAAGCGCTATCGCGGCACCAGCAAACCCGCGCTCAGCGACGTGGACTTCGAGGTGCAACGCGGCGAGTTCGTGTTCCTCGTGGGCGCGTCGGGGTCGGGCAAGTCGTCGTGCTTGCGGCTCATCCTGCGCGAAGACAGCCCCAGCGAGGGTCGAGTGGTGGTGCTGGGTCGCGATCTGCGCACCCTGTCCAACCGCAAGGTCCCGTACTTCCGTCGCCACATCGGCTCGGTCTTCCAGGACTTCCGCCTCCTGCCGAACAAGACCGTGTTTCAGAACGTGGCGTTCACGCTGCAGGTGATCGGCTCGTCGCGGGCCTTCATCCAGCAGGCCGTGCCCGAGGTGCTCGCGCTCGTCGGCCTCGAGGGCAAGCAGAAGCGTCTGCCCCACGAGCTGTCCGGTGGCGAGCAGCAGCGCGTCGCCATCGCGCGCGCGCTGGTGAACCGCCCCCAGATCCTGCTCGCCGACGAGCCCACCGGAAACCTCGACCCGGCGACGTCGGTCGACATCATGCAGCTGCTCGCCCGCATCAACGCCGGCGGCACGACGGTGCTGATGGCGACGCACGAGGCCGGCTTCGTCGACCAGATGCAGCGCCGCGTCATCGAGCTCAGCGGCGGCGTGATGGTGCGAGACGAGCGTCACGGCGGCTACGGCGACACCTCGGCGATCCCGAGCCTCATGCCCGTCGAAGAGAAGGGCGCGGCCGCCGTCGCCGCCCTCACCGCAGTGCTCGAGCTGCAGCGGGAGATCATCGGCACCTCCGCCTCCGACATCGCTGCCGCCGCGCCCAACGGCTCGACCGTGCGCGTGACCACGGTCACGCAGGCATCGGTGACGCCGCCCGCCGCGTCAGAGCAGGCGGCGCGAGCCGCGGAGCCGCCCTACCAGGTCGCAGAGTCGACACCACCGCGTGCATCGCAGGCCGCCGAACCCGCGGCATCCGTCCTGCCCGCGACCGCCGACGCACCGGCCGCAGACGCCGTCGATCCGTCCCCGCGCACGAGCCCGGTGACCATCGAGCTTCCCCCTGTGGAGCTGGATGAACTGGGTCTTGCCGACCGCTTGGGCCTGGGCGGTCGCTCGTCCGACGACGAAGTGGGGCCGACCTCGTGA
- the prfB gene encoding peptide chain release factor 2, which produces MFELDLSADIQALRSTFSDIQAVVDVDALRAEIARLSEEAGVPDLWDDVEKAQKVTSALSHRQTELKRLTEIESRLDDLDVLVELAIEMGDEDSAEEARKELAELEDVIGQLEVQTLLDGEYDDRGAVVTIRSGAGGDDATDFAEMLMRMYLRWAERHKYPVKVLDTSYAEGAGIKSATFEVDAPYAYGTLSVEAGTHRLARISPFGSADKRQTSFAAVEVIPVMEEAKEVDVPEGDIRVDVFRSSGPGGQSVNTTDSAVRITHIPTGIVVSMQNEKSQIQNRAVAMRVLQTRLLLLKREEEAAKKKELAGTITASWGDQMRSYFLYGQQLVKDLRTGYEVGNPAAVFDGDLDGLIAAGIRWRKRKIED; this is translated from the coding sequence ATGTTTGAACTCGATCTTTCCGCCGACATCCAGGCGCTGCGCTCCACTTTCTCCGACATCCAGGCGGTGGTGGACGTCGACGCGCTCCGGGCCGAGATCGCCCGGCTCTCCGAAGAGGCCGGCGTGCCCGACCTCTGGGATGACGTCGAGAAGGCCCAGAAGGTCACGAGCGCGCTCAGCCACCGCCAGACCGAGTTGAAGCGGCTCACCGAGATCGAGAGCCGCCTGGACGACCTCGACGTGCTCGTCGAGCTCGCCATCGAGATGGGCGACGAGGACTCCGCCGAAGAGGCGCGCAAGGAGCTCGCCGAGCTCGAGGACGTCATCGGCCAGCTCGAGGTGCAGACCCTTCTCGACGGCGAGTACGACGACCGCGGGGCGGTCGTCACCATCCGCTCCGGGGCCGGCGGCGACGACGCGACCGACTTCGCCGAGATGCTCATGCGCATGTACCTGCGCTGGGCCGAGCGGCACAAGTACCCCGTGAAGGTGCTGGACACCTCATATGCCGAGGGCGCGGGCATCAAGTCGGCCACCTTCGAGGTCGACGCCCCCTACGCCTACGGCACGCTCTCGGTCGAGGCCGGCACCCACCGACTCGCCCGCATCAGCCCGTTCGGCTCCGCCGACAAGCGCCAGACCAGCTTCGCCGCCGTCGAGGTCATTCCGGTCATGGAAGAGGCCAAGGAGGTCGACGTTCCCGAGGGCGACATCCGCGTGGACGTCTTCCGCTCGTCCGGCCCCGGCGGCCAGTCGGTCAACACCACCGACTCCGCCGTGCGCATCACCCACATCCCGACCGGCATCGTCGTGTCGATGCAGAACGAGAAGAGCCAGATCCAGAACCGCGCCGTCGCGATGCGCGTGCTGCAGACGCGACTGCTGCTGCTCAAGCGCGAGGAGGAGGCGGCCAAGAAGAAGGAGCTGGCCGGCACCATCACCGCGAGCTGGGGCGACCAGATGCGTTCGTACTTCCTCTACGGGCAGCAGCTCGTGAAGGACCTGCGCACCGGCTACGAGGTAGGAAACCCCGCCGCCGTGTTCGACGGCGACCTCGACGGTCTCATCGCCGCCGGCATCCGCTGGCGCAAGCGCAAGATCGAGGACTGA
- a CDS encoding alpha-amylase family protein — MRITDTSDLWWKSAVIYCLDVETFLDSNGDGVGDLQGLASRIDYLAQLGVTCLWLMPFYPTPDRDDGYDVTDFYGVDPRLGTHGDLVEVIRTARDRGMRVIVDLVVNHTSDRHPWFRSAKRSPSSPYRDFYVWRSDPPPPGQKNPVFPGEADGIWTREDATGEWYMHSFYPHQPDLNIANPAVRDEIAKTVGFWLQLGISGFRVDAVPFLLEVPEGAEMADPHDMLRDIRRFLQRRSSEAVLLGEVNLPYEEQTAYFGTDNGQELTMQFDFVGMQEFYLSLARQDPTPLAAALASRPSLPVEAQWANFLRNHDELTLDQLTDEERQEVFEAFAPDESQRVYGRGITRRLPPMLEGDPRRIRMAYSLLFTLPGTPVIFYGEEIGMGENADLDKRHAVRTPMQWSAERHGGFSSAPPSRLPALPPGDGYAPVHVNVADQLEDRDSLLHFFRDLTSRYRISPELGWGELEIIAHDAPGVLVHSLRADVGRTVAVHNFTDVPVLLGFALPDEPEGTTLVDILDSERLPLDDRGGIEFTLPAYGYRWLRVSRPGDGRVT, encoded by the coding sequence GTGAGGATCACCGACACGAGCGACCTGTGGTGGAAGTCCGCCGTCATCTACTGCCTCGACGTCGAGACGTTCCTGGACTCGAACGGCGACGGCGTGGGCGATCTGCAGGGACTGGCATCCCGCATCGACTACCTCGCCCAGCTCGGCGTCACGTGCCTGTGGCTCATGCCCTTCTACCCGACGCCCGATCGCGACGACGGCTACGACGTGACGGACTTCTACGGCGTCGACCCGCGCCTCGGCACCCACGGCGATCTCGTCGAGGTGATCCGCACGGCCCGCGATCGGGGCATGCGCGTCATCGTGGACCTCGTCGTGAACCACACGTCCGACCGGCATCCGTGGTTCCGATCCGCCAAGCGCAGTCCGTCGTCGCCGTACCGCGACTTCTACGTGTGGCGTTCGGACCCGCCGCCCCCGGGCCAGAAGAACCCCGTCTTCCCCGGTGAGGCAGACGGCATCTGGACGCGGGAGGACGCGACCGGTGAGTGGTACATGCACAGCTTCTACCCGCATCAGCCCGACCTGAACATCGCCAATCCCGCGGTGCGCGACGAGATCGCGAAGACCGTCGGATTCTGGCTGCAGTTGGGGATCTCGGGATTCCGCGTGGATGCCGTGCCATTCCTGCTCGAGGTGCCCGAGGGCGCCGAGATGGCCGACCCCCACGACATGCTGCGCGACATCCGCCGCTTCCTGCAGCGGCGCTCGAGCGAAGCGGTGCTGCTGGGCGAGGTGAACCTCCCCTACGAGGAGCAGACGGCGTACTTCGGCACCGACAACGGCCAAGAACTGACGATGCAGTTCGATTTCGTGGGGATGCAGGAGTTCTACCTGTCGCTCGCCCGTCAGGATCCGACGCCCCTCGCGGCCGCGCTCGCGTCGCGCCCCAGCCTCCCCGTCGAGGCGCAGTGGGCGAACTTCCTGCGCAACCACGACGAGCTCACGCTCGACCAGCTCACCGACGAAGAGCGGCAGGAGGTGTTCGAGGCCTTCGCGCCCGACGAAAGCCAGCGGGTGTACGGGCGGGGCATCACCCGTCGGCTGCCGCCGATGCTCGAAGGCGACCCCCGCCGCATCCGGATGGCCTACAGTCTGCTGTTCACCCTGCCCGGCACGCCGGTGATCTTCTACGGCGAGGAGATCGGAATGGGCGAGAACGCCGACCTCGACAAGCGGCATGCGGTGCGCACCCCGATGCAGTGGTCGGCCGAGCGTCATGGCGGATTCTCGAGCGCCCCGCCGTCCCGCCTTCCTGCTCTGCCACCCGGCGACGGCTACGCCCCCGTGCACGTCAACGTCGCCGACCAGCTCGAAGACCGCGACTCGCTGCTGCACTTCTTCCGCGACCTGACCTCCCGCTACCGCATCTCACCCGAACTCGGGTGGGGTGAGCTGGAGATCATCGCGCACGACGCGCCGGGCGTGCTCGTGCACTCCCTGCGCGCCGACGTCGGCCGCACCGTCGCGGTGCACAACTTCACCGACGTGCCCGTCCTGCTGGGCTTCGCTCTCCCGGACGAGCCGGAAGGGACGACGCTGGTCGACATCCTCGACTCGGAGCGCCTTCCGCTCGACGACCGCGGCGGTATCGAGTTCACCCTCCCCGCGTACGGCTATCGCTGGCTGCGCGTGTCCCGCCCAGGAGACGGCCGGGTGACCTGA
- a CDS encoding DUF4397 domain-containing protein — MRKTISAGVVVGAFAAFAAFSPAYAISETTADLSVLHGIPDTPVDVYVNGELTLDDFQPGDLAGPLDLPAGDYEVALTATDAADDSAPVLGPITLTLEANKSYTAVAHLTEAGEPSATLFTNDTAATAPGEGRLTVRHVAAAPAVDILAGGSPVVTGLVNPEEATLNLPAGVVSAAVALEGTTDPVIGPADVDIQEGVLTIAYAWGSAEDGNLALAVQTVTGLHSNPGGVNTGSAGLVAENQSMPLIALGGGLALALAAGSVVAARVATAKRR, encoded by the coding sequence GTGCGTAAGACAATCTCAGCGGGCGTGGTGGTCGGCGCCTTCGCCGCCTTCGCGGCGTTCTCGCCGGCATACGCCATCTCGGAGACCACGGCCGATCTGTCCGTGCTCCACGGCATCCCCGACACACCCGTCGACGTGTACGTCAACGGCGAACTGACCCTCGACGACTTCCAGCCCGGAGATCTCGCCGGTCCGCTGGACCTGCCCGCCGGTGACTACGAGGTCGCGCTGACGGCGACGGATGCCGCGGACGACTCGGCGCCGGTGCTCGGGCCCATCACCCTGACCCTCGAGGCGAACAAGAGCTACACCGCGGTGGCGCACCTCACCGAGGCGGGCGAGCCGTCGGCGACGCTCTTCACCAACGACACCGCGGCGACCGCGCCCGGCGAAGGTCGTCTGACCGTGCGCCACGTGGCAGCCGCACCGGCCGTGGACATCCTCGCGGGCGGTTCGCCGGTCGTGACGGGACTCGTCAACCCCGAGGAAGCGACCCTCAACCTGCCGGCCGGCGTGGTCTCGGCTGCCGTCGCGCTGGAAGGGACCACCGACCCGGTGATCGGGCCGGCAGACGTCGACATCCAGGAGGGCGTGCTGACGATCGCCTACGCGTGGGGCAGCGCCGAAGACGGCAACCTCGCCCTCGCGGTGCAGACCGTGACGGGGCTCCACTCCAACCCGGGTGGCGTCAACACCGGTTCTGCGGGCCTCGTGGCCGAGAACCAGTCGATGCCGCTCATCGCCCTGGGTGGCGGACTGGCTCTGGCCCTCGCGGCCGGCTCGGTCGTCGCTGCCCGCGTGGCCACGGCCAAGCGGCGCTGA
- the ftsX gene encoding permease-like cell division protein FtsX, producing the protein MRIGLILGEALSGLRRNISMVISVVLVTFVSLTFVGAGMLMQMQIGKMQDYWVERAQVAVYMCTDNSLAPTCVDGVATEEQVAMVQEKLDSPALAPLIGEVRFETQDEAYQNVIDLLGEDYASIVTADQLNQTFWINLVDQTQSEVMIEAFSGMAGVEEVADQLQYLDPLFSALTVATYLAVGIAALMLIAAVLLIATTIRLSAYARRRELGIMRLVGASNRFIQTPFILEGVFAAFLGSLLACAAILAGVQFGVNDYLRGRVDFVTTWVDLGDAAIVLPVMIIIGVVLAAVSAGFAIRRWLRA; encoded by the coding sequence GTGAGAATCGGACTGATTCTGGGCGAGGCGCTGTCGGGCCTGCGTCGCAACATCTCGATGGTGATCTCCGTCGTGCTGGTCACCTTCGTCTCGCTGACCTTCGTCGGTGCCGGCATGCTCATGCAGATGCAGATCGGCAAGATGCAGGACTACTGGGTCGAGCGGGCCCAGGTCGCCGTCTACATGTGCACCGACAATTCACTCGCCCCCACCTGCGTCGACGGCGTCGCCACTGAGGAGCAGGTGGCCATGGTGCAGGAGAAGCTCGACAGTCCGGCGCTGGCCCCCCTCATCGGCGAGGTGCGGTTCGAGACGCAGGACGAGGCGTACCAGAACGTGATCGACCTGCTCGGCGAGGACTACGCGAGTATCGTCACCGCGGATCAGCTCAACCAGACCTTCTGGATCAACCTGGTCGATCAGACCCAGTCCGAGGTCATGATCGAGGCTTTCAGTGGGATGGCGGGGGTCGAGGAGGTCGCCGACCAGCTGCAGTACCTCGATCCGCTCTTCTCCGCGCTGACGGTGGCCACCTACCTGGCCGTCGGCATCGCCGCGCTCATGCTGATCGCAGCGGTTCTGCTCATCGCCACGACCATTCGGCTGTCGGCATATGCGCGACGTCGGGAGCTCGGCATCATGCGACTGGTGGGGGCGTCGAACCGGTTCATCCAGACGCCGTTCATCCTCGAGGGCGTGTTCGCAGCCTTCCTCGGCTCTCTGCTCGCCTGCGCGGCGATCCTCGCCGGCGTGCAGTTCGGGGTGAACGACTACCTCCGCGGCCGGGTGGACTTCGTCACCACGTGGGTGGACCTGGGCGATGCGGCGATCGTGCTTCCCGTGATGATCATCATCGGCGTCGTCCTCGCGGCGGTGTCGGCCGGCTTCGCCATCCGCCGGTGGCTGCGCGCGTGA
- a CDS encoding TIGR03885 family FMN-dependent LLM class oxidoreductase yields the protein MVFLGFHASHEQIPPGQLLRDVVAAEAAGFDGAMCSDHLAPWGVRQGESGFAPSWLGAALARTDFSIGFVNAPGQRYHPVIAAQAYATLEEMFPGRFWAALGSGEAMNEHVTGDPWPPKPERNARLAESVSIIRRLLAGEEVDHDGLVRAHHARLWSLPDAPPPLFATAISPETAAWAASWAEGLATALQPPEALQKVLSAYEAAGGTGPRLLQVHLSWAPTDAEALAIARDQWRHALLTAPAIWDLEQPEEFDDAAGEPTDQQMRDALFVSSDLDELADRIADHARLGFDRVYLHHVGQDQAPFLDVARDHLLPRLKEML from the coding sequence ATGGTCTTTCTCGGCTTCCATGCATCCCACGAACAGATTCCCCCCGGTCAGCTCTTGCGCGACGTGGTGGCGGCGGAGGCCGCCGGATTCGACGGCGCGATGTGCTCGGACCACCTGGCGCCCTGGGGCGTGCGCCAGGGCGAATCGGGCTTCGCGCCCAGCTGGCTCGGGGCAGCCCTTGCCCGCACGGACTTCTCGATCGGCTTCGTCAACGCCCCAGGACAGCGCTATCACCCGGTGATCGCCGCGCAGGCGTACGCGACGCTCGAGGAGATGTTCCCGGGGCGCTTCTGGGCCGCGCTCGGCAGCGGCGAGGCGATGAACGAGCACGTCACCGGCGACCCCTGGCCACCCAAGCCCGAGCGCAACGCCCGGCTCGCCGAGAGCGTCTCGATCATCCGCCGCCTGCTGGCGGGCGAAGAGGTCGACCACGACGGCCTGGTGCGTGCACACCACGCCCGCCTGTGGTCGCTGCCGGATGCGCCGCCGCCGCTGTTCGCCACTGCCATCAGCCCCGAAACCGCCGCGTGGGCGGCGTCCTGGGCGGAGGGCCTGGCCACCGCACTCCAGCCGCCGGAGGCGCTGCAGAAGGTGCTCTCGGCCTACGAGGCTGCGGGCGGAACAGGCCCCCGGTTGCTGCAGGTGCACCTCAGCTGGGCCCCGACGGATGCCGAAGCTCTCGCGATCGCGCGGGATCAGTGGCGACACGCCCTGCTCACCGCGCCCGCGATCTGGGACCTCGAGCAGCCCGAGGAATTCGACGACGCTGCCGGCGAACCCACCGACCAGCAGATGCGCGACGCGCTGTTCGTCTCGAGCGATCTCGATGAACTCGCAGACCGCATCGCCGATCACGCCCGGCTCGGCTTCGACCGCGTGTACCTGCACCATGTCGGCCAGGACCAGGCGCCGTTCCTCGACGTGGCGCGCGACCATCTGCTGCCTCGGCTGAAGGAGATGCTGTGA